Proteins from one Chelonia mydas isolate rCheMyd1 chromosome 14, rCheMyd1.pri.v2, whole genome shotgun sequence genomic window:
- the LOC114018492 gene encoding DLA class II histocompatibility antigen, DR-1 beta chain isoform X1, with protein MGAGRILGAGSRWAGALLVTLTVLRTHLAHCTEPPEHFLLQSKGDCLYTNGTGRVRFLYRDIWDRQPYVHFDSDVGLYVADTELGRPSAEHWNKDPAILADARAAVDTFCRHNYGVAQTGKVVGRTVQPKVKVSPTASGSGPHSHLLVCSVTGFYPSGIEIKWFRNGQEQTAGVVSTELLQNGDWTFQILVMLEMSPRRGDVYTCQVEHISLRGPLSLNWEAQSDAARSKMLTGIGGFVLGLIFLVPGLLIYMKNKKGRPIPQPAGLLS; from the exons ATGGGGGCGGGACGGatcctgggggctgggagccgctGGGCTGGGGCTCTGCTAGTGACACTGACGGTGCTGAGAACCCACCTGGCTCATTGCACAGAGCCCCCAG AGCATTTCCTGCTCCAGTCGAAGGGCGACTGTCTCTACACCAACGGCACCGGGCGGGTCCGGTTCCTGTACCGGGACATCTGGGACCGGCAGCCCTACGTGCACTTCGACAGCGACGTGGGGCTGTATGTGGCGGACACGGAGCTGGGCCGGCCGAGTGCCGAGCATTGGAACAAGGACCCGGCGATCCTGGCGGACGCGCGGGCGGCGGTGGACACGTTCTGCCGGCACAACTACGGGGTGGCGCAGACGGGGAAGGTGGTCGGCCGCACAG ttcagCCCAAGGTGAAAGTTTCCCCCACGGCATCGGGGTCTGGGCCCCACTCCCATCTTCTGGTTTGCTCCGTGACGGGGTTTTACCCCTCGGGGATCGAGATCAAGTGGTTCAGGAACGGGCAGGAGCAGACGGCCGGGGTGGTGTCCACGGAGCTGCTCCAGAACGGAGACTGGACCTTCCAGATCCTGGTGATGCTGGAGATGAGCCCCCGGCGCGGGGACGTCTACACCTGCCAGGTGGAGCACATCAGCCTGCGGGGCCCCCTCAGCCTGAACTGGG AGGCACAGTCTGATGCTGCCAGGAGCAAGATGCTGACGGGCATCGGGGGCTTCGTGCTGGGGCTAATCTTCCTGGTGCCAGGACTCCTCATCTACATGAAGAATAAGAAAG GGCGCCCCATTCCCCAACCTGCAG ggctcCTCAGTTAG